The following coding sequences are from one Epinephelus fuscoguttatus linkage group LG7, E.fuscoguttatus.final_Chr_v1 window:
- the crebzf gene encoding CREB/ATF bZIP transcription factor yields MITRRRGLALNNTEAQSLEVEMKTVEDLPIPSEGFPAYDIDTAGIELDDLFEIEDLKWTLERDTGSPLFDIELADFGVHSAKEQDSEVEASVASSPERTSSDLKIKDRQNQSSRLINKNAIAARLNRLKKKEYVNSLERKVGVLSTENDGLRQENSQLIKRVEELEDETRYLRAVLANESMLAQLLSRLSGVNGMKLSSSLFQGPDPNDHDYALPRKRVKVEEKETSGGVCLHVDKNHVSVEFCTKCAESASTSLKIFF; encoded by the exons ATGATCACCAGAAGAAGAGGACTTGCTCTGAACAACACAGAGGCACAGTCTCTTGAGGTTGAAATGAAAACTGTGGAAGATCTCCCAATTCCATCTGAGGGGTTCCCAGCTTACGATATCGACACCGCTGGAATAGAGCTAGACGACCTATTTGAAATTGAAGATTTAAAGTGGACACTTGAAAGAGACACTGGCTCCCCACTCTTCGATATTGAGTTGGCTGATTTCGGTGTGCACAGTGCCAAAGAACAAGATTCCGAGGTTGAAGCTTCAgtggcctcttctccagagagAACATCATCTGACTTGAAGATTAAGGACAGGCAAAACCAGTCAAGCCGCTTGATCAACAAAAATGCCATCGCTGCCAGGTTGAATCGTCTCAAGAAGAAAGAATACGTCAACAGCTTGGAGAGGAAAGTTGGCGTCCTGTCAACAGAAAATGACGGGCTCAGACAGGAAAATTCTCAGCTGATCAAGAGAGTGGAGGAATTGGAAGATGAGACCAGGTACTTGAGGGCTGTGCTGGCCAATGAGAGCATGTTAGCCCAGCTCTTGTCCAGGCTGAGCGGTGTGAATGGGATGAAATTATCTTCCTCGCTTTTCCAGGGGCCCGACCCAAATGACCACGACTATGCCTTACCCAGGAAGCGTGTGAAagtggaggagaaagagacatCTGGTGGCGTGTGTCTGCACGTGGACAAGAACCATGTCTCAGTGGAGTTCTGCACTAAGTGTGCAGAGAGTGCAAGCACATCACTCAAAAT TTTCTTCTAG